One Cydia pomonella isolate Wapato2018A chromosome 15, ilCydPomo1, whole genome shotgun sequence DNA window includes the following coding sequences:
- the LOC133525554 gene encoding uncharacterized protein LOC133525554 — protein MSATVETSWKQKVVDSIEIPILTRCCFCFPLRKGLIAFAYGNLILTLVVTGFLSFYISYLRNEGITDPSEFPRLIADTTALVMETVMTVAFIVALHKKHVVLMKVYLYFEIVFSIIGFAYSLAFMTKETASELFLILFQLMLQIYLVILIWSSIVKMERDGTVKYTRERDPV, from the exons ACAGAAGGTGGTCGACTCGATAGAGATCCCGATCCTCACAAGATGCTGTTTTTGTTTTCCACTACGGAAAGGACTGATCGCCTTCGCATATGGAAATCTG ATCCTGACACTAGTAGTGACAGGTTTCCTGTCATTCTACATCTCGTACCTAAGGAATGAAGGCATCACAGACCCGTCAGAGTTTCCCCGTCTCATAGCAGACACTACAGCGTTGGTGATGGAGACCGTCATGACTGTGGCGTTCATCGTTGCGTTACATAAG AAACACGTGGTGCTAATGAAGGTGTACCTGTACTTCGAGATCGTGTTCTCCATCATCGGCTTCGCGTACAGCCTGGCATTCATGACCAAGGAGACGGCCAGTGAACTGTTCCTCATACTTTTCCAACTCA TGCTCCAGATTTACCTAGTAATCCTAATTTGGAGCTCAATCGTCAAGATGGAGCGAGACGGCACCGTCAAATACACGAGAGAAAGAGATCCCGTCTAA